CCAAATTTGAATATTTGAATGACTGTTGGATTTGCCCTTAAAACCCGAAGGAGTTGGGATCCTCCACTGTTCTTTTTTTTATAGGTCAGTGGTATAATAACTATGTGCGGTGTCAGTTGTTTTTATCACGCGGAATGTAAAAAactgaaatatatatatatatatatatatatatatatattaggagACTGGCCAATAAAAAAAAGGGAACATATATTAGCGAACACCCAAGGGGATGGAGGATCCAGACTCGGTCGCAAAGGGCGTTCTCCTAATATGACTTTGGTAAATACTTGATCATCATTTCAGATAAGATATTAAAAATGTACtaaaaaatccatcaaaatccacaacttttttaaataaaaaaaattcatggCCTTTTGAATACCATCAAATTTTgatgaattttttaaaatccaaattaaatacaaccaaattttgattgattttttaaaatctaaattgaatggactcagattttaaaagactttttACGATCCTTGTTAAATAACTTCAGATTTTAAAGAATTGTTTAAAATCCAAACTAAATACTCATAATTTCTAAAATCCATAAACAAATTTCAAAATCCCAATTGAATACACTCGAGCCTTAGGTTTATAATAGTCATTCTTATCGAACTTGTGATCGTAAGTAACTAAGCTAAAACTAATCCATTTCCTTTCTCGTGAATAACCATTTAAATTGTTTTTTGTTAGTTTTGCTTAGTATTAAATCATGACTAACCAAATTTAAACCAGATTCAATTACTCTTTCTGGCTTCATAAGAGCATATGCACCCATCGGGGGCATCaattcatcaattcatcaattgaATCAATGGAGTTGGTTACTATTCATGCTAAATTCacttttttccttaatttttatACACCCACATAACTCCATCAATTCATCaattactattcattaaataaataattatactaTATATCATAAATTTATGTAATACATAATTGTAATTCTTCGGAGGGGAGCCAGTTAGTACCCATTTTCTTAAATatgtatatgtatttatataaaacagaaaatatataaaaaaatataagtGTGTAAAAATTTATGTCACAAATGAATCtaaaattttgtaatttataggcTACAAAATATGACCGTTAAATGAAAAAATAGAGCTGTTGAAAATTTATAACCGTTGTATAGCCGTTAGAACACCAGAAAGCTATGTACAAAGCAAGtaaaaaagaaggaaaagagaAAAGTAGTTGTGGAGCCCACTAATCAATGGCATCAGCTGGTCCATCAAATATTGATGGTGGGGGTGATGGATTGATGCTCCATCAATAATTGATGGAGGGAAAAAAGAGGCGCTGCATTATATATTTACACTGAAGCATTGATACATCTGCTGAATTGATTTTCTGATGGCTCCCGTGCATATGCTCTAAGAGAATAATTTACATTGTTTTTTACTTACATTCAAATATAGTTAAAATGGAACACACTTTTCATGCCTCTAACACTTGATAAACCCTATCATCTCTTTACCCCAATTAATCATTTCTTAGAGAGTTTTTAGCATTGTAAGGCCTTCCAGTTGCGAAGAAATGAAAGCGAGAAAGGGCAATAGGAACAAAGAGGAAGATGTGAAAAAGCTTGCATATGTACCGAAACAAAGAACAAGCAACTGCACAGATGCCTCCAAGACTAAGAAAACAGGTAATTTCCGATTACTTGGCTTCTGTTTGTTTCCGGATGTACAAGATGAATCAACTTTCACTATGTTTTATCTGCCCAATCATTGCTCGAACAAAACCATTCTCTATTGTTTGTAACAGTTGTGATAGGAAAATATTTTTTACCATCCACCACTTTGATCCAAATTTCTGATCCAAATtattttttacatataataatatataaatatcatattaaataattttatcttaaatttatcatttaatcattattaacaatttatataacatttcataaattaattaattcaaaaaaattaatatacataaaaatattaaaattgtgtaCTTATTCACGAAAAACACATTTATTACAATAATTAATATACAAAATATCAATGATACACGCTAAATTTCCGAATTAGTATATTTTTCACACAAATGTTTAATTAATACCTCTCTAAGTGCAATATGTGtctctttattttttttatttttaaattttaatgaaattatgttttctcattattttaagttttattttaaaaataaattttgttaactattaattatgttctgttattaattatataattaaattatcAAAAACCAATTTAAAATCTGTTTTATAAACAAAtgatccaaatttgatctaaatttgGATCACTATTAAAATGAAATTTGGGTAATCTGTCCCAACTTTGGATATTTAGATCGGTGTTCGATTTCCCGAGAAAAAGCATGTGACTTTCACACCAGAGGAAGAAGAGCTGATTATTAACCTTCATGCAGCAATAGGTAGCAGGTGAATTCTCCTAAACTCCTTAGGTGTTTAGTCCTTTTTATTCATTTCTGCCACTTCATTGTAGATCTCAATTCGAATTTCATAGCGGAAAATGTAATCCATAAATGTGACATACCACATCCCATGGTCATTGTAAAACCGACTCATAACGGGCATACATACCTTCATCGAGATGTTAGGCTTGAACCCTCAATTCTTGTTACCAAGGAAAAATGGGCGTCAACTATGCTACAATACTATGGATAAAACAATGAATCCCTACTTAACCATTAGAGAGTCTTTTCGCTATGTACATTTGCCAAGAAATCTGTGGATAATGGTAATGACTTGATGTTTTTAACTGACAATAGAACTCCTGTTGCTACAAACTGGTTTATTACTTCTTATTTATCCTTGTCTAATACATTTTTTATATGGTTTAGGTGGTCTATTATAGCTAAACAACTTCCCGGGAGAAAATATAATGATGTGAAAAATTACTGTAACACAAAGCTAAAGCAGAAGCTATCTGAAATGGGTATTGATCATGTTACCCACAGGCCATTCTCCCAAATCATATCTGCTTTTAGTAATATTGGTGCTTTCCCAAGCCCCCGATATTAACTTTTGACCTTTCGACCCAATGCTTACATTTGAGAAATATTTAGAGCTTAAAGGCTAATAGTGTTTCCAGCCATCCATAAGAGTTGAGGCATACAAGTTCCCAGTATAAGTTGAATTTCACTCTTTTATGTTGCATATTGCCGAGCTATTTAAATATGGTCTTTAAAGCGAGTAAAAGAAAGATATGAAGAAAAATGAATGAAAGAATTTCTTAGCAGAGCTCCTAAATTCCTTGTTATATCTACCCTGAGGCTCCCGCGTCCAGATAATATATACACCAAAAACGAGCCTTCTGGGTGTTACACATACTGTCATCTCATGTTACAACACTGGGGTTTACCTTTCCCTTTTAGCAGTTTAGCCCACATGCACATCATCTGCTTAGGAGATTGATAATGTGCTGTATAATAGTCCTCGATGCATCCAAACTGGCAGAACTTGAAGTTGTGTACATATTCGACAATTTTTGAGCTATTGAACTTTTCCACCCACATCCCCATACTAACATCTTCCATCTTGAACAACTGTACAAAGGAAAGTACATATTAAAATAAACCAAAAATTGTAGCTGTGTGTGTGTGAGCATGATTGTGAGTTATATCAAATACCCTTAGTTTATGATTTTCAAACTCGGATACAATAAACTGTGCAATATCTGATGAAATAATATATCCCGGACCATTTGCGTATGGTGGATAATCTTCTTCTGGCCATTCCTGAAACACCAAAAAGAGCAATGATTTAAGAGATTTAAACTAAAGAGGGTTCAGAAGAAGTAATATTTTTAGTTTCATCAATGATGTTAAAGCAAGAACCCCCCACACAGAACAAATTGCAAGCAAAATATTGAACAATGTTCGACTATATATATGTTGCGATCATATTTACATAGTTACATATTAAGTAGCTCTGCAACAGATTACGAGCGTAGCACAGGTAGGACAAAAAAAATAATACCATATTAAACTTGATCGTATAGCCTTGTAAAGGGTTCAGAATATAACTACTATCTGTGAGAATTTCATTTCAAAAGGTTGGCCCTTGTTACATGCACAAATATGGACTGGGGATTGCAAATATCAAAGGAGACATCAATAATGTTAAAAACACTTGTGCAGCCAACTAATGCTTGGAATCAAATCTAATataaaagtaaacaaaatgggaACTTGTATTTGACTAGAAACGATTATTGATAGTTAGaagattaaaaaaaaaaaaaaaaaaaaaagtagTCAAACATGAATAAGCACTAAGCATGCCCATTAACATAAAACAAAAGCCACATGAAGGTGGTGAAGAAAAATAATTTCCAATAATAATAATACAATACCTCATACGTCACTGCCCATTTACCATTTCGCAGGGGCTTATGGTAGTAATTAATATTTCCAACATACAAGCTCCTATCATCAGCTATCTTATTTGCTTCCTTAATGACTGCATCCAGTCGTACGAATGTGTCATCATCACACTTCATTATGTATTTTGCAGCTGCTGTGTGAACCTGAAACAGAAAAGGAGTTTGCCAAATACAAGTTAATGACTAATTCCAAGTAGCAAGTGTATTTGGTTTTCATTCTGTAACACAAGAATCAAGTATATTATACCCCATATTCACAAATGGCAACAGTTTTCAAGACTACGAGGTCATAGTTATCCATGTAGGGCACGATGACAATGTCACCAAAAAACTCTGCTTCCTTCTCTAAATCTAAATTTACTTCTTTTCTTCCATTCTGTCAGGAATCAGTTACAAATAATTTGTTAGCCTTTAACAAGattatatatgaaaaaaaataaagAGATATCTTGAATTCTTGACCAACCAGTGCTACAAAGAAACGAGCCACAACATTTGAAGATTTGATTAGCTTGTGCTGCATCCAAGACTTCCTGACAGCCATTCTCTCCGCAAAATGGTTGCCAGCTGAAAGTATACCAATGAACATTTCGACAGGTCCTTGCAAAGGAGATGGAGCTTTCCATCTTGTGGACATATCAAGATGTCTCTGAGGAGCAAAGCTAGGATGTGACGTGGGCAAGGATGCAGCAAATACAGAATGGACATCAATGTCTCCATTTAGAGATAATCCTGTTGCGTCCTCAAGTGCAAATCCCTACAAATAATCAGCATATTACCATAAGATAAGTTTATACTCCATGACTATCAAGATAGTATAGGTTGTAGAATGTTACACACAGTGCGGTAAGGAAATGAAGTGACATGTCTTCCGTCGACATTAACATGATAACCCTCTAATCCAGCACTAATAGTTAAAACAAATAACTTCTCTTCTTCGAACGGGTATGGCCAATCAACAGTCACCTTCTTTGTTCTACCTACAAGCCGATTCAACCACCATCTTGTCTTAGACTGCTCATGGTGATTATCATCATCTCGGTTCCACTTCTCACACTTTACCTGACCATCAACTGCAGAGTAACAAAGAATTGCTTGAAGGGGTGAGTACTAATATAGTAACAAGTGGAATCTGAAGTTTTATATTAAGAAATATTTTCTTCCATACTTAACACTCAATTGTTGGAAATTTTGATTAAATCCTGGCCATTTTGAGGCTTGAATTAGGGGGTATGAAAAACTACAATTTAGTGCTGGGGTGGATTTTCTTCTACATTGGAAATCAAACACATATCTACAGAGACTCAATTGACAAAGTAATGAATGATAAAACTTATGATCCAACAAGGAGTGGAGATTGGAAATTGTCCTCCATTGAAAGGAACTTAAATTTTTTATAGGTATAGATAGCTTGCACTGCAACCTTGTAAGAGAGGGTATAAATAGTCTGCTTCACAAGGAATTTCTGTATATCTTACTCAAAGTCTGGCCTCAAACTGACCAAAAACTTGTCAAACTTTCCAACACAAACAACAGATATTGACAATAGTTGGGCCTCCGAGTAATTGGTGTACTATCCTTACATAATACATAGAAATCAATCTGTAGCTTGATGTCATAAACAGCAATCCTAACAGTCTTCACTCTAGTTTTCCACAAAATTTACTTCATACACTCTCAAGATAAACAAATATTTACAATAAAGCTAGGAGAAATGACATACCAGTTTCTTCCTCAGCCCTTGATCCCCAACCATCACACCGAAGCCCGGAACCCCATTGCATCCTATAACAAGTATTCTGCTCAATTACAGGCTTCCCACTCCAATCCCCCTTCAACCTAGGATTAAAATGCAAAATCCTAGGTGGATCCTCCCCATCAACAATTTTCAAGCCCTGCAACTCCATCATAAACTGAGACACCATTACAGATTGCCCCTCTCTCAACAAAGAAATCTTTGGTTCTTTCTCCAAATGCCCTTTTCTAGGCTTAGCCACAAGTGTAATATGTGATCCTAATGCCATACCACAAGGAATCACCATAACATTCGTCCCCTTATCACTAAACTCAAAACCCGAAAGCGAAATCGAATGTGGGCAAGATTCAGTCCCATTCTCAACCCTTGAGGCATTAACAAGGCCTTGAAATTTTGTTGATTCTTTAAGCTCAGTCCAGAACTTATGACCCACTTGAAAAGCTTCATTGACAGACTTGTCAATGCCTAATAAAACCCCATTTTTGTGATCAAAATTCAATCTTGATAAGTATTTGTATTGCTTATAATGTGATTGATTAATAAGAATTGTGGGTCTCAGAGGTGTTTGTTTTTGATCAAGATGGATTTCAGTTCTGACAAGAAGTGGTGGAGTTAAGGTTTCAGAAGTGAGTTGTGTTTTAAGAACAAATGGTAGTTGTATTGTCATAGACATTATGTAACAAAGTACAAGAAAGAACAGAAACTGAAAAGATCTTTGTCTGTTCATTACAATCTTGAACAGCTCTGACTTAACTCTCTTCATCTTCATGTCCTAAAAAAGATATTAAGTTTCAAGCAGACACACTTATGTTATGGAGATATAGATACATATATAAACTGAGCAACAAGAAAGTTACAGGAGATAATGGAGAGTGGAGAGAAGTTTCTATTTTGAAATGTTGAATGTAGTGATATAAAAAGAGGGTttcatttttcaattttatttgtgaaaacCAATGTTAGAAAGCGAAGTGATGCTAGAAACTTACGCCGTTTGTCTTCATTGTATGTAGCCGCtgaataatttaaaatatcaCTAACGGCTTCCCTTATTCAAATTGGGTTCCACAATTCGAAAATTTTACATTTTACATTTTACGGGATGATATCGAATGCCGCTTAATTCATTTAACTCATTTACATCTTAATTTTTCTTGATAAAAAGGTAGTAGTAAGTGCATAAGTATAACTTTATCATATTTACCGCATTCGACTTTTTGTGTGATTAGGATTTTCGATTTTGAGGCTTACCATTAAAAAAAAGTTTTTGAATTgaacttatatatatattaattttttattgaGTCGAATTTTGAATTTACAAATTATAATTATGTCGAGTACTCGAACTCAAATTTGATacaaaattatttaatcaaaGTTCAAACTCGAGTTTATGAGTcagaaatataaattttattgaATGGAATTTTGAATTTACAAATTAGAGCGCAGTTGAATATTTGAGCTTAATTTGAGACAAAATTATTTAACTGAGTTCGAACTCGTTTGACGAGTCAGAAATATAAAATATGTGTCACTTTTTACGTTTGAAGCACACACAAAAAATCTTAATTAATAAATGAAGATGACAGGAGATGTTAAATGGTGGTGAATTGTACTGAGTTGGTAGCTCGTGGGGAGAGAGCTCTGTGTTTCTCAAATACACTCCCCTGGAAAAGTTGATGATGCTAAATTCTGGAAACACAACATTGTGATCTGTCTCCAACTCTTTGTTTTCTATTCTATATCATATCGGTTTGTTTATTAAACTTAATCACAGAGTAAGGCTCTTCATTTCTTATTATATACATCAACATATTTGTTGTCTCCATGTGGCATTTTGCTTTGAGTTATTCATTTCCATCTGTGACATCTGTCCTATTTCATGGTTGCTTCTGTATTTGCTTCTGTATTGCTCATCAACTACTTACTTTCTTTTCGTTGACGATGTTTATTAGGTTCCACACTTTTTTTTCAATTATAACTCAAACTTCGTTTATAATCAGATCCCAAGCATATACCAACAAATGGTCTGCACCTATAAATTAAAGAGATCAGTTTAAGTGCTCCTTAAACTGAGTGTTCGAGTTTTAGTAAAAAAATTGTATACGGGGGTGCACATGTTTCAACGTGTTGAAGAACATAGAAATTTAAAGCTGAACTATGGTACATGGGTGTAGTTGCAAAGAGCGTCCTCTTAATAcggttttgattaatatttaatcATCATTTCACACACTTGGTATAGCTACTGATCATGTAGAAACTGTGTGTGCAAGAATTAGTAGAGCTACatttcacatttttaaccattaGTGATCTTTATTTAGTTGAGCCTTGGTTTATAATAGTTATTCTTATCAAACTTGTGATCATTAGCAGCTAAGCTAAATTAATCCATTTCCTTTCTCGTGAATAACCATTTTAATTGTTTTATGTTAGTTTTGCTTAGTTTTAAATCATGACTAACCAAATTAATCAACCAATTTAAACCAGATTCAAGTTCTCTTTCAGGCTTCATAAGAGAATAAATTACATTGTTTTTTTTCTTACATTTGGAGCAACAGCTGAGTAGAGCATGCTATTCATCATTCAAATATAGTTAAAATGGAACACACTTTTCATGCCTCTAACACTTGATAAACCCTATCATCCCCTTCACCTCTGTCAATCATTTCTTTCAGAAAGTTTTTAGCATGGTTAGGCCTCCCTGTTTCGTAAGAATGAATGCGAAAAAGGGCAACTGGAGCAAAGAGGAAGATGTGAAAATGTCTGCATATGTACCGAAACAAAAAGCAAGTAACTGGACAGATGCCTCCAAGAAATCAGGTAATTTCCGTTTACCTGGCTTCTGTTTGTTTCCGGATGTAAATGATGAATCAACTTTCACTATGCTTTATCTGCACAATCATTGCTTCTATTGTTTGTAATAGGACCTAAGAAATGTGGAAAGAGTTGCAAGCACAAGTGTTCTAATCACTTGAGGCCTGAGAAGAAACACGAGACTTTCACACCAGAGGAAGAAGAGCTGATTATTAACCTTCATGCAGCAATAGGTAGCAGGTGAATTCTCCTACACGAATCTTTGAAACGTTGTTTAGTCCTTCAGTTCTTTTCTTAAACCTTTACCACATCAATGTAAATCTCAATCCTTCTCAATTTGAATTTCAAAGCCTGACATGTAATCCATAAATGTGATATACAAAACATTCCATAATGTATGTAAACCAACTAATCCCATACTTAAAAGGTGAGCAGGGTTTTATAAGGACCTTCACCCTGGTACTCGCACACAAACCTCTATTGCGATTTGAGGCTCAAACCCTCAACTCTCATTACCAAGAGAAAATGGGTATCCACAATGCTAAAATACCATGGATATCTGTAGACAATGGTAATGACTAGATGTTTTTAACAGATCATATAGAACTCACTATTGCTAGAAACTGGTTGTCTGGTTTTATACTTGTTTTCTTTAACTAATTATTTCTTGTCAAATACATTTTTTATATGGTTTAGGTGGTCCATAATAGCTCAACAACTTCCCGGGAGAACAGATAATGACGTGAAAAATTACTGGAACACAAAGCTAAAGAAGAAGCTATCTGAAATGGGTATTGATCATGTTACTCACAAGCCATTCTCCCAAATCATATCTGATTATAGTAACATTGGTGCTTTCCCAAGCCCCAACGCCCGTATTGGCTATCTGAACAGAGATTTCACTAACAACTCGTTCATCCAAAAGCAAGAACAATATTCACCAGTTCAATTCTCAAACtacacctcaacaaaatgccCCGAAAGCTTCTTGAGCAACAGCATTAGCAACTACACCAATGATACACAGCCATTAGATCTCCTTGCTCAACTACAATCCATTACTTATGTAAAACAGCCTCCAAATAGCCTCCCAAATCAGATGATACAACCAGAATTTTGCAATGAATACGCttcttcctcttcatcatcttcacCTCCTGCGATTTTAAATGAAGGATGGGTGCCCTCCAGCTTTGGTTGGCGTGATTTTCTTCTGGAAGACGCGATTCCACCACAAACTCCAGTACAGAAAGAAAATTTGGAAGAAGTACCTGCACAAGGCTATTTAGGACAAGTTGATTAT
This sequence is a window from Apium graveolens cultivar Ventura chromosome 9, ASM990537v1, whole genome shotgun sequence. Protein-coding genes within it:
- the LOC141687055 gene encoding transcription factor MYB35-like yields the protein MYRNKEQATAQMPPRLRKQIGVRFPEKKHVTFTPEEEELIINLHAAIGSRWSIIAKQLPGRKYNDVKNYCNTKLKQKLSEMGIDHVTHRPFSQIISAFSNIGAFPSPRY
- the LOC141687053 gene encoding hydroxyproline O-galactosyltransferase GALT6-like — protein: MKMKRVKSELFKIVMNRQRSFQFLFFLVLCYIMSMTIQLPFVLKTQLTSETLTPPLLVRTEIHLDQKQTPLRPTILINQSHYKQYKYLSRLNFDHKNGVLLGIDKSVNEAFQVGHKFWTELKESTKFQGLVNASRVENGTESCPHSISLSGFEFSDKGTNVMVIPCGMALGSHITLVAKPRKGHLEKEPKISLLREGQSVMVSQFMMELQGLKIVDGEDPPRILHFNPRLKGDWSGKPVIEQNTCYRMQWGSGLRCDGWGSRAEEETVDGQVKCEKWNRDDDNHHEQSKTRWWLNRLVGRTKKVTVDWPYPFEEEKLFVLTISAGLEGYHVNVDGRHVTSFPYRTGFALEDATGLSLNGDIDVHSVFAASLPTSHPSFAPQRHLDMSTRWKAPSPLQGPVEMFIGILSAGNHFAERMAVRKSWMQHKLIKSSNVVARFFVALNGRKEVNLDLEKEAEFFGDIVIVPYMDNYDLVVLKTVAICEYGVHTAAAKYIMKCDDDTFVRLDAVIKEANKIADDRSLYVGNINYYHKPLRNGKWAVTYEEWPEEDYPPYANGPGYIISSDIAQFIVSEFENHKLRLFKMEDVSMGMWVEKFNSSKIVEYVHNFKFCQFGCIEDYYTAHYQSPKQMMCMWAKLLKGKGKPQCCNMR
- the LOC141687054 gene encoding transcription factor MYB35-like; the protein is MVRPPCFVRMNAKKGNWSKEEDVKMSAYVPKQKASNWTDASKKSGPKKCGKSCKHKCSNHLRPEKKHETFTPEEEELIINLHAAIGSRWSIIAQQLPGRTDNDVKNYWNTKLKKKLSEMGIDHVTHKPFSQIISDYSNIGAFPSPNARIGYLNRDFTNNSFIQKQEQYSPVQFSNYTSTKCPESFLSNSISNYTNDTQPLDLLAQLQSITYVKQPPNSLPNQMIQPEFCNEYASSSSSSSPPAILNEGWVPSSFGWRDFLLEDAIPPQTPVQKENLEEVPAQGYLGQVDYDIKQTDTEKELNKYDNDNPVLSSFISPTPSSSANNSSFVEAMLDEEHDMFLEFPSLLEEPYYYQV